In the genome of Shewanella denitrificans OS217, the window TCGCGTATATTCAGTGGGTGAACCTTATTATACGTTAGCGGAAATTTGTCTATGTTGAAACTCAGAAACTTAAGCTTTGTGTTAGCCGCTGTTATTTTGACCAATGTACCGGTAGCGCACTGTCAAGCAAACTATGATCGCACCTACGATAGAAATCAAGCCGTGCCAGTGGAGAAGGTGATGTATGGCAGCATCAGCTCTATTCGCCATATTACAGAAAAACAACTTATTGAGGACAGTCATAGCGGTTGGCGTACCTTCGGTGGTGCACTGATTGGCGGCGTTATCGGCCATCAGTTTGGTGGTGGCCGCGGGCAAAATGTCGCTACTGTGTTAGGGGCATTATTGGGTGCGGGTGTCGGCAGCCGTTATGGAGATGAAGCCTATTATCTTGAGCACAAATTAATTGAGCTGATGATAAAGCAAGATGATGGCAGTGACATTATGATCATCCAGGATGTGGATCCTGCTATGCCCTTTATGGCAGGAGACGAAGTG includes:
- a CDS encoding glycine zipper 2TM domain-containing protein, whose product is MLKLRNLSFVLAAVILTNVPVAHCQANYDRTYDRNQAVPVEKVMYGSISSIRHITEKQLIEDSHSGWRTFGGALIGGVIGHQFGGGRGQNVATVLGALLGAGVGSRYGDEAYYLEHKLIELMIKQDDGSDIMIIQDVDPAMPFMAGDEVRVVYFAGYVRIDKAM